A window from Mesorhizobium sp. WSM2240 encodes these proteins:
- a CDS encoding cyclic nucleotide-binding domain-containing protein, translated as MLLNDEVGMLRRVPLFSNVEPAKLKLLAFTSDRVSYGAGQILFRQGDEGDAAYVVLSGKADIIVDSPSGQIKVAEVEPNEIVGEIAILCDVSRTATVQASMPLEALRIRKDHFLRLLREFPEMTIEIIRVLADRLGHTTAELSDARSQARQAKH; from the coding sequence ATGCTTCTCAATGATGAAGTCGGAATGCTGCGGCGGGTGCCGCTGTTCTCGAACGTGGAGCCGGCGAAACTCAAGCTCCTGGCATTCACCTCCGACCGCGTGAGCTATGGCGCCGGGCAGATTCTGTTCCGCCAGGGTGACGAGGGCGACGCGGCCTATGTGGTCCTGTCCGGCAAGGCCGACATTATCGTCGACTCGCCGAGCGGCCAGATAAAGGTCGCCGAGGTCGAGCCAAACGAGATCGTCGGCGAGATCGCGATATTGTGCGATGTGTCGCGCACCGCCACAGTGCAGGCATCGATGCCGCTCGAGGCGCTGCGCATCCGAAAAGATCACTTCCTGCGGCTGCTCAGGGAGTTCCCGGAAATGACAATCGAAATCATCCGCGTGCTCGCCGACCGGCTCGGCCACACGACGGCTGAACTTTCCGACGCCCGCAGCCAGGCGCGCCAGGCCAAGCACTAG
- a CDS encoding ABC transporter ATP-binding protein has product MEQSLARYIWTHTWKQQLWILGVVAVSMIPFYMSFNLPKLIVNGPIQGQGFESPGTTQPFLRAAYDLPFLGETVLFPGIPLDREQTLFALSMVFLILVIVNGLFKLYINTYKGRLGERMLRRIRFELVDLVLRFPPHQFKRVKSAEIASMVKDEVEPLGGFIGDAFVQPALLGGQALTAMLFIMLQNFWLGLVALVIVTIQLGIIPRMRRRLIQLGRERQLTARQLSGRVGEIVDGIGAIHIHDTSNFERADIAARLGRIFKIRYDLYQWKFLVKFINNFLAQVTPFLFYLIGGYLALQGRLDVGQLVAVIGAYKDLPGPMKDLIDWDQARQDVQVKYAQVVEQFSIDQIVDARIHAVSAESVPALDAPIAAVNLSLIDDSGAKLLEHVSVQIKPGETVAVVGTAAGGAEVFAEALARLIWPESGRIAIGGTDLLELPESVVGRRMAYASSDAFLSQGTLRDNLLYGLKHAPLTPTVYEGEQASQRHWEVGEARMAGNPDFDVNSDWVDYAAAGATGPDDILLMIRPVLEAVALSRDILDLGLRASVDPSRHAEIVDRIVELRLALRERVAAEGVSGLVVPFEPGAYNQQATVGENLLFGTATGPELADKALASNPYFLSVLKSAGLDEVLYNMGLEIAGNAIELFSDLPPDHPFFQQLAFMTADEIPGYKVLLQKLKGRSYATVSEQDRAQIIMLSFAYIEPRHRFGLLTDDLMARIVEARSRFYEGLPKELAGAIERYDPMRFSTAASLMDNVLFGRIGHNQPDGPERIRAIVREILDELGLYDEVLGIGLEFNVGVGGRRLTGAQRQKLDLARAMLKRADFLILNRPLSALDQRAQDQIVRNVLEEAKRDGRNPAIVWVLANPAMAQLFDRVIVFHGGELVEDGTHATLAAGNGIFKGLLS; this is encoded by the coding sequence ATGGAACAAAGCCTGGCCCGCTATATCTGGACGCATACCTGGAAGCAGCAGCTCTGGATACTGGGCGTTGTCGCGGTATCGATGATCCCGTTCTACATGTCGTTCAACCTGCCAAAGCTGATCGTCAACGGGCCGATACAGGGCCAGGGCTTCGAGTCCCCCGGCACCACCCAGCCATTCCTTCGGGCCGCCTACGATCTTCCGTTCCTCGGCGAAACCGTGCTCTTCCCCGGAATACCTCTCGACCGCGAACAGACGCTTTTCGCGCTCAGCATGGTGTTCCTGATCCTGGTCATCGTTAACGGCCTGTTCAAGCTCTACATCAACACCTACAAAGGCCGCCTCGGCGAAAGGATGCTGCGGCGCATCCGCTTCGAACTCGTCGATCTCGTGCTCAGATTTCCGCCCCACCAGTTCAAGCGGGTGAAATCCGCCGAAATCGCGAGCATGGTGAAGGACGAGGTCGAGCCTCTCGGAGGCTTCATCGGCGACGCCTTCGTGCAGCCAGCCCTGCTTGGCGGGCAGGCGCTGACGGCGATGCTGTTCATCATGCTCCAGAACTTCTGGCTCGGGCTGGTCGCGCTGGTGATCGTCACGATCCAGCTCGGCATCATCCCCAGAATGCGGCGCAGGCTGATCCAGCTCGGCCGCGAGCGGCAACTTACCGCACGGCAGCTTTCGGGCCGGGTCGGCGAGATTGTCGACGGCATCGGCGCCATCCACATACATGACACGTCCAATTTTGAGCGCGCCGACATCGCCGCACGGCTCGGCCGCATCTTCAAGATCCGCTACGACCTTTACCAATGGAAATTCCTGGTCAAGTTCATCAACAACTTCCTGGCGCAGGTTACTCCGTTCCTGTTCTATCTGATCGGCGGCTATCTGGCGCTGCAGGGCCGCCTTGATGTCGGGCAGCTCGTGGCGGTGATCGGCGCCTACAAGGATTTGCCCGGTCCGATGAAGGACCTGATCGACTGGGACCAGGCACGCCAGGACGTGCAGGTCAAGTATGCGCAGGTGGTCGAGCAGTTCAGCATCGACCAAATCGTGGATGCACGCATCCACGCCGTGTCGGCGGAAAGCGTCCCCGCGCTGGATGCGCCGATCGCCGCCGTCAATCTGTCGCTGATAGACGACAGCGGCGCAAAGCTGCTCGAGCACGTCTCGGTGCAGATCAAGCCGGGCGAGACGGTGGCCGTGGTCGGAACCGCCGCGGGCGGCGCGGAGGTCTTCGCCGAAGCGTTGGCGCGGCTGATCTGGCCCGAAAGCGGCAGGATCGCCATCGGCGGCACAGACCTTCTCGAATTGCCGGAATCGGTGGTGGGGCGGCGTATGGCCTATGCCTCGTCCGACGCGTTTCTTTCGCAGGGAACGCTGCGCGATAATCTGCTGTACGGCCTCAAGCACGCGCCGCTGACGCCGACGGTCTATGAAGGCGAACAAGCATCGCAGCGCCATTGGGAGGTCGGGGAAGCGCGCATGGCCGGCAACCCGGATTTCGACGTGAACAGCGACTGGGTCGACTATGCAGCGGCCGGAGCCACAGGCCCGGACGACATATTGCTGATGATAAGGCCGGTGCTCGAGGCGGTGGCCTTGTCGCGGGACATATTGGATCTCGGGCTGCGCGCATCGGTCGATCCGTCGCGCCATGCCGAGATCGTCGACCGCATCGTGGAATTGCGGCTGGCGCTGCGCGAACGCGTTGCGGCCGAAGGGGTGAGCGGACTGGTCGTTCCGTTCGAGCCGGGGGCATACAACCAGCAGGCAACGGTTGGTGAGAACCTGCTATTCGGCACTGCGACAGGACCGGAACTCGCCGACAAGGCGCTGGCCTCCAACCCGTATTTCCTATCGGTGCTGAAGTCGGCCGGGCTCGACGAAGTACTCTACAATATGGGCCTGGAGATTGCCGGCAACGCCATCGAGCTGTTCAGCGATCTGCCGCCCGACCATCCGTTCTTCCAGCAGCTCGCCTTCATGACCGCCGACGAAATCCCGGGCTATAAGGTGCTGCTGCAGAAACTCAAAGGGCGCAGCTACGCCACGGTTTCCGAGCAGGATCGTGCACAGATCATCATGCTGAGCTTCGCCTATATCGAGCCTCGGCATCGTTTCGGCCTGCTGACCGATGATCTAATGGCGAGGATCGTCGAAGCTCGCAGCCGCTTCTATGAGGGCCTGCCGAAGGAATTGGCAGGCGCCATCGAGCGCTACGACCCCATGCGCTTCAGCACCGCGGCCAGCCTGATGGACAATGTCCTGTTCGGGCGCATCGGCCATAACCAGCCGGACGGGCCGGAGCGCATCCGCGCGATCGTGCGCGAAATCCTCGACGAGCTCGGTCTTTACGACGAGGTGCTGGGCATCGGCCTCGAATTCAATGTTGGCGTCGGCGGAAGGCGGCTGACGGGAGCGCAGCGGCAGAAGCTGGATCTGGCACGCGCGATGCTCAAGCGCGCCGATTTCCTGATCCTCAACCGGCCGCTGTCGGCGCTGGACCAGCGAGCGCAGGACCAGATCGTACGCAACGTGCTCGAGGAAGCGAAGCGCGACGGCCGCAATCCGGCCATCGTCTGGGTCCTGGCAAATCCAGCAATGGCGCAACTGTTCGACCGCGTAATCGTTTTTCACGGTGGAGAACTGGTGGAAGACGGAACGCACGCGACACTCGCGGCCGGAAACGGTATCTTCAAAGGATTGCTGTCATGA
- a CDS encoding class I SAM-dependent methyltransferase has product MAEAYNTCIMDATQTDPGADWRETAFDLTRGIAAYCGCSLVGGLAKVIAKHPQADLGNAFNHKQVACKLWARDKLFESCGGRFGNVWIVGGWYGVLAAMLFDDPRFNIGAIESIDIDPGVAEVAGTLNARWTDRFRATTGDMYTLDYVGSRPDLVVNTSCEHIADLRAWLALLPPGTRVLLQSNDYFSEPTHIACVPSLEAFEKLAGLSEIAFAGALPMKKYTRFMLIGRV; this is encoded by the coding sequence ATGGCTGAAGCTTACAACACGTGCATCATGGACGCCACCCAGACCGATCCCGGCGCCGACTGGCGCGAGACAGCCTTCGATCTGACCCGCGGAATCGCCGCCTACTGCGGCTGTTCGCTGGTCGGCGGCCTCGCGAAGGTCATCGCAAAGCACCCGCAGGCCGATCTCGGCAACGCCTTCAACCACAAGCAGGTCGCCTGCAAATTGTGGGCGCGAGACAAGCTTTTCGAAAGCTGCGGCGGTCGATTCGGCAACGTCTGGATCGTCGGCGGCTGGTATGGCGTGCTGGCGGCAATGCTCTTCGACGATCCCCGTTTCAACATCGGCGCCATCGAAAGCATCGACATTGATCCGGGCGTGGCCGAAGTGGCAGGCACGCTGAATGCGCGCTGGACTGATCGCTTCCGCGCCACGACAGGGGACATGTACACGCTCGACTATGTCGGCAGCCGGCCCGACCTCGTCGTCAACACCAGTTGCGAGCACATCGCCGATCTTCGCGCCTGGCTTGCGCTATTGCCGCCGGGCACGCGCGTCCTGCTCCAGTCCAACGACTATTTCAGCGAGCCGACGCACATCGCCTGCGTGCCCTCGCTGGAAGCCTTCGAGAAGCTGGCCGGCCTCAGCGAGATCGCGTTTGCCGGCGCGCTGCCGATGAAGAAATACACAAGGTTCATGCTGATCGGCAGGGTTTGA
- a CDS encoding glycosyltransferase, with protein MTQPRILFYVQHLLGIGHLARASRVATALAEDGFAVTVVTGGTPVAGFPGPGVTHVPLPAVTSGDQGFSGLTDLDGNPVDDEFKARRRDVLLSLFTEIRPDIVIIEAFPFGRRQMLFELRPLLDAIAAAKPRPRLVTSVRDILQERVKPGRNEESAELIDRYFDLVMVHGDPAFARLDETFPLAAGFSEKIAYTGLVAGPEPEPAAENFDVLISAGGGAAGGELARTAVEAAKLLPEPGKWGLITGPNLPQGEFDAAVASAPESLEVFRFRKDFAGLLGGARLSVSQAGYNTVCDILRAGCRSLLVPFAAGGETEQEVRAERLERLGLTSIVSESGLTPALLAGAIEAALAKPRPPRHALDLDGARKSALVLRRLL; from the coding sequence ATGACGCAGCCCCGCATCCTGTTCTACGTCCAGCACCTGCTCGGCATCGGCCATCTGGCGCGGGCGAGCCGGGTGGCGACTGCACTCGCCGAAGATGGCTTCGCCGTCACCGTGGTGACGGGCGGAACGCCCGTGGCAGGATTTCCCGGACCGGGCGTGACCCACGTCCCATTGCCCGCGGTGACGTCGGGCGACCAGGGATTTTCCGGCCTGACAGATCTCGACGGCAATCCCGTCGACGACGAGTTCAAGGCGCGACGGCGCGATGTACTGCTGTCGCTGTTTACCGAAATACGGCCAGATATCGTGATCATCGAGGCGTTCCCATTCGGCCGCCGCCAGATGCTCTTCGAACTGCGGCCGCTGCTTGACGCCATCGCGGCGGCCAAGCCGAGGCCGCGCCTGGTGACGTCGGTTCGCGACATCCTGCAGGAGCGGGTGAAGCCGGGACGGAACGAGGAAAGCGCCGAACTTATCGACCGGTATTTCGACCTGGTTATGGTGCATGGCGATCCTGCTTTCGCCAGGCTGGACGAGACATTTCCGCTGGCCGCCGGCTTTTCGGAGAAGATCGCCTATACCGGCCTCGTCGCCGGCCCCGAGCCCGAACCCGCGGCGGAAAATTTCGACGTGCTGATCTCGGCCGGTGGCGGCGCGGCGGGCGGCGAACTCGCCCGAACGGCGGTGGAAGCCGCGAAACTGCTGCCGGAGCCAGGCAAATGGGGGCTGATCACCGGGCCGAACCTGCCGCAAGGCGAGTTCGACGCGGCGGTAGCATCGGCGCCGGAGAGTCTCGAAGTCTTCAGGTTCCGCAAGGATTTCGCCGGCCTGCTCGGCGGCGCGCGGCTATCGGTTTCGCAGGCGGGCTACAACACAGTCTGCGACATACTGCGCGCCGGCTGCCGGTCTCTGCTTGTACCGTTCGCGGCCGGCGGCGAGACCGAGCAGGAAGTGCGCGCCGAGCGACTGGAGCGGCTCGGGCTCACCTCGATCGTCAGCGAGAGCGGACTGACGCCGGCGCTGCTGGCCGGCGCGATCGAAGCGGCGCTGGCCAAGCCACGCCCGCCGCGCCATGCGCTGGATCTCGATGGGGCGCGCAAGTCCGCCCTGGTGCTGCGGAGATTGCTGTAG
- a CDS encoding glycosyltransferase family 4 protein produces the protein MPARRKIAVVLKGYPRLSETFIAQELLGLERAGLELVLVALRRPTDAKRHPVHDEIRAPVHYLPEYLHEEPWRVLRALLACLPRPAFLRAARAFVSDLRRDRTRNRFRRFGQALVLAAEWPGEAEWLHAHFIHTPASVTAYASLLRGVPWTCSAHAKDIWTSPDWELAGKLASARWVVTCTRTGFEHLKALAGGKGRVHLSYHGLDLARFGPFDGKRPERDGSAPADPVVLVSVGRAVEKKGYDTLLRALALLPGDLSWRFEHIGGGEQLDRLKVLAEELGIAGRVTWKGALAQEEVLEHYRRADIFALACRIAADGDRDGLPNVLVEAASQKLTCVSTDVSGVPELLADGENGLVVPPDDPAPLAGALERAIRDPALRKRLGEAAEKRVRGYFDHMSSIRQLEALFEEEWRRQP, from the coding sequence TTGCCTGCCAGACGCAAGATCGCCGTGGTGCTGAAGGGCTATCCGCGCCTGTCGGAAACCTTCATCGCGCAGGAATTGCTCGGGCTGGAGCGCGCCGGGCTGGAACTGGTGCTGGTAGCGCTGCGGCGGCCGACCGACGCCAAGCGGCACCCCGTGCATGACGAGATCAGGGCGCCGGTCCACTACCTTCCCGAATATCTGCATGAAGAGCCCTGGCGGGTTCTGCGCGCGCTGCTCGCCTGCCTGCCCAGACCGGCCTTTTTGCGCGCGGCGCGGGCCTTCGTCTCGGATCTGCGGCGCGACCGCACGCGCAACCGCTTCCGCCGCTTCGGCCAGGCGCTGGTACTGGCGGCGGAATGGCCGGGCGAGGCCGAATGGCTGCACGCACATTTCATCCACACGCCGGCTTCGGTGACGGCCTATGCCAGCCTGCTCAGGGGCGTGCCATGGACCTGCTCGGCGCATGCCAAGGACATCTGGACCTCGCCCGACTGGGAACTCGCCGGCAAGCTCGCCTCGGCGCGCTGGGTGGTGACCTGCACCCGGACCGGCTTCGAGCACCTCAAGGCGCTGGCGGGCGGCAAGGGCCGTGTGCATCTCAGCTACCACGGGCTCGACCTCGCCCGCTTCGGGCCGTTTGACGGCAAGCGGCCCGAGCGCGATGGTTCAGCCCCTGCCGACCCGGTGGTGCTGGTCAGCGTCGGCCGGGCCGTGGAGAAAAAGGGCTACGATACGCTACTTCGGGCGCTGGCGCTGCTGCCCGGCGATCTTTCGTGGCGCTTCGAGCATATTGGCGGCGGCGAGCAACTGGACCGGCTCAAGGTGCTGGCCGAGGAACTGGGCATTGCCGGCCGCGTCACATGGAAAGGCGCGCTGGCGCAAGAAGAGGTGCTGGAGCATTATCGCCGCGCCGACATTTTTGCGCTGGCCTGCCGGATAGCCGCCGACGGCGACCGGGACGGGCTGCCCAACGTTCTGGTCGAGGCGGCGAGCCAGAAACTCACTTGCGTTTCCACCGACGTTTCAGGCGTGCCGGAACTCCTGGCCGACGGTGAAAACGGGCTGGTCGTGCCGCCCGACGATCCCGCCCCGCTTGCCGGAGCGTTGGAGCGCGCGATCCGCGATCCTGCGTTGAGAAAACGCCTCGGCGAAGCGGCTGAAAAACGCGTGCGAGGATATTTCGACCACATGTCGAGCATCCGGCAGCTCGAGGCATTGTTCGAGGAGGAGTGGCGCAGACAGCCATGA
- a CDS encoding glycosyltransferase family protein, translated as MMRRFEDARILMYSHDTFGLGHLRRCRTIAHSLVEDYRGLNVLIISGATIAGAFDYRARVDFVKIPSVIKLRNGEYTSLAQHMDLHETLKMRQSIIRHTAETFQPDIFIVDKEPMGLRGEVEETLSYLKTRGTTLVLGLREVMDAPHLLDAEWKKSDTMRKIDRFYDMVWVYGPPDFYDPLTGLEVPPGVRAKMNFVGFLQRSLSHDEMPDHRPDGEYILVTTGGGGDGADLIHNVIDAYREDPSLQHKALVVLGPYMPARKRRKLINKGAKVPHIRIIEFDNRMEELIAGAKAVVAMGGYNTYCEILSFDKPALIVPRVSPREEQLIRARRAAELGLIEMLLPEEAEDSRRFAEALKALPGRPAPSRSSPDLRLGGLVNISEIVGNWLDERSRPHFSVVESAS; from the coding sequence ATGATGCGGCGCTTTGAAGACGCTCGGATCCTCATGTACAGCCACGACACTTTCGGGCTCGGGCATTTGCGGCGCTGCCGCACCATCGCCCACTCGCTGGTCGAGGATTATCGCGGGCTGAACGTGCTGATCATCTCGGGCGCGACCATTGCCGGTGCGTTCGACTATCGGGCGCGCGTCGACTTCGTGAAGATCCCCAGCGTCATCAAGCTGCGCAACGGCGAATACACCTCGCTTGCCCAGCACATGGACCTGCACGAGACGCTGAAAATGCGTCAATCGATCATCCGCCACACCGCCGAAACCTTCCAGCCCGATATCTTCATTGTCGACAAGGAGCCCATGGGGCTGCGCGGCGAGGTGGAGGAGACGCTGTCATACCTGAAGACGCGCGGCACCACGCTGGTGCTCGGCCTGCGCGAGGTGATGGACGCGCCGCACCTGCTCGACGCGGAATGGAAGAAAAGCGACACGATGCGCAAGATCGACCGCTTCTATGACATGGTCTGGGTTTACGGCCCGCCGGATTTCTACGATCCGCTGACCGGGCTGGAGGTGCCGCCCGGCGTACGCGCCAAGATGAACTTCGTCGGCTTTCTGCAGAGAAGCCTGTCGCATGACGAGATGCCGGACCATCGGCCTGACGGCGAATACATCCTCGTGACCACCGGCGGCGGCGGTGACGGGGCCGACCTCATCCACAATGTCATAGACGCCTATCGCGAGGACCCCAGCCTGCAGCACAAGGCGCTGGTCGTGCTCGGTCCGTATATGCCGGCCCGCAAACGGCGCAAGCTGATCAACAAGGGCGCCAAGGTGCCGCACATCAGGATCATCGAGTTCGACAACCGCATGGAAGAACTGATCGCGGGCGCCAAGGCGGTGGTGGCGATGGGCGGCTACAACACCTATTGCGAGATCCTGTCGTTCGACAAGCCGGCGCTGATCGTGCCCCGTGTCAGCCCGCGCGAGGAGCAGCTGATCCGCGCCCGCCGCGCCGCCGAACTCGGGCTCATCGAGATGCTGCTGCCGGAAGAGGCAGAAGATTCCAGGCGCTTCGCCGAGGCGCTGAAGGCCCTGCCCGGCCGCCCCGCGCCTTCCAGGAGCAGTCCCGACCTCCGACTCGGCGGCCTCGTCAACATCTCCGAAATTGTCGGCAACTGGCTCGACGAGCGCTCGCGCCCTCATTTCTCGGTCGTCGAAAGCGCGAGCTGA
- a CDS encoding DUF982 domain-containing protein, with translation MKQERFEVPLTVKSGDAGENLVLRTAREASDYLLNKWPGKKSPKHRAALQACHDAVAGDKPAMTARRAFLAAAREADVLVNDKAP, from the coding sequence ATGAAACAAGAACGCTTTGAAGTGCCGCTCACCGTGAAATCCGGCGATGCCGGCGAAAACCTGGTGCTGCGGACGGCCCGCGAGGCCTCCGATTACCTGCTCAACAAATGGCCGGGAAAGAAAAGTCCCAAGCACCGCGCTGCGCTGCAGGCCTGTCACGACGCCGTTGCCGGCGACAAGCCGGCCATGACCGCTCGGCGCGCATTTCTCGCTGCGGCGCGCGAAGCCGACGTGCTGGTCAACGACAAGGCGCCCTGA
- a CDS encoding BMP family protein: MPKNEVSRRAVLKSAGVGAALAMAGLPTRLFAQEALKVAAVYTVPVEQQWVSRIHKAANAAKDRGDIEYVYSENTSNNDYERVMREYAEVGHKLIVGEVFGVEEAARAVARDYPDVAFLMGSSFKPDDAVPNFAVFDNYIQDASYLSGIIAGAMTKSNNIGMVGGYPIPEVNRLMNAFMAGVKETAPDTKFQVAFIGSWFDPPKAKETAFAQIDAGADLLYAERFGVSDAAKERGILAVGNVIDTQADYPDTVVASALWHFEPTLDKAIAEVKAGTFKAEDYGVYSFMKNGGCSLAPLGTFEGKVPAEAMALVEEKEKAIKDGSFTVEINDAEPKSS, translated from the coding sequence ATGCCTAAAAACGAAGTATCGCGCCGCGCGGTGTTGAAGTCGGCCGGCGTGGGCGCGGCCCTTGCAATGGCGGGTCTGCCGACGCGCCTTTTCGCTCAGGAGGCGCTGAAAGTCGCGGCCGTCTACACCGTTCCGGTGGAGCAGCAATGGGTCAGCCGCATTCACAAGGCGGCCAACGCCGCCAAGGATCGCGGCGACATCGAATATGTCTATTCCGAAAACACCTCCAACAACGACTATGAACGCGTGATGCGCGAATATGCCGAGGTCGGCCACAAGCTCATTGTCGGCGAGGTGTTCGGCGTCGAGGAAGCCGCTCGCGCGGTCGCCAGGGATTATCCGGACGTCGCCTTCCTGATGGGTTCGAGCTTCAAGCCGGATGATGCCGTGCCGAATTTCGCTGTCTTCGACAATTATATCCAGGATGCCTCTTATCTTTCCGGCATCATCGCCGGCGCCATGACCAAGTCGAATAATATCGGCATGGTCGGCGGCTATCCGATCCCCGAAGTGAACCGCCTGATGAACGCCTTCATGGCGGGCGTGAAGGAAACCGCGCCCGACACGAAGTTCCAGGTCGCCTTCATCGGCTCGTGGTTCGATCCGCCCAAGGCCAAGGAAACCGCCTTCGCCCAGATCGACGCCGGCGCCGACCTGCTCTACGCCGAGCGCTTCGGCGTCTCGGACGCTGCGAAGGAGAGAGGCATCCTCGCCGTCGGCAACGTCATCGACACCCAGGCCGATTATCCCGACACCGTGGTCGCCTCGGCGCTTTGGCATTTTGAGCCGACTCTCGACAAGGCGATTGCCGAGGTGAAGGCCGGAACCTTCAAGGCCGAGGATTACGGCGTCTATTCCTTCATGAAGAATGGCGGCTGCTCGCTGGCCCCGCTCGGCACCTTCGAGGGCAAGGTGCCTGCCGAGGCGATGGCGCTGGTCGAGGAGAAGGAAAAGGCGATCAAGGACGGAAGCTTCACGGTCGAGATCAACGACGCCGAGCCGAAGTCGAGCTAG
- a CDS encoding ABC transporter ATP-binding protein, giving the protein MEEKSQNGRYGGGEPPVLRLENITKRFGPLVANDAISFDLKRGEVVALLGENGAGKTTLMNILFGHYVADQGSTEAFGKALPPGDPRAALDAGIGMVHQHFTLAENMTVLENIALGTQAMWRARLDRGAAVRRIRKLSGEFGLAIDPGAIVAALSVGERQRVEILKALYRDARILILDEPTAVLTPAETDALFRTLKLLVAQGLSIIFISHKLQEVMAASDRVLVLRAGRLVGERRTAETSRSELAALMVGQEIAPATVAPSTAGPPLLELANISTRAGSGGAALDGISLTLRSGEITGLAGVSGNGQAALAALIAGTMQPLAGEIAIGGAPVTEWSPRRALAVGIARIPEDRHAVGTIGDMSVTENVISERYRSARFSRLGFLDWRAARGFAEEVIADYDVKCPSPEARIRLLSGGNMQKLILGRALNPEPSVILANQPTRGLDVGAVSYVHKKLLEARARGAAILLISEDLEEILALSDRILVMSKGRLSTPSARGERSVRELGELMAGHAEAAA; this is encoded by the coding sequence GTGGAAGAGAAAAGCCAGAATGGACGATATGGCGGAGGGGAGCCCCCCGTCCTCCGCCTCGAAAACATCACCAAGCGGTTCGGTCCGCTTGTCGCCAATGACGCGATTTCCTTCGACCTGAAACGCGGCGAGGTCGTCGCGCTGCTTGGCGAAAACGGCGCCGGCAAGACGACGCTGATGAACATTCTCTTCGGCCATTACGTCGCCGACCAGGGCTCGACCGAGGCGTTCGGCAAGGCGCTTCCGCCGGGCGATCCGCGCGCCGCGCTCGACGCCGGCATCGGCATGGTGCACCAGCATTTTACGCTGGCCGAGAACATGACGGTTCTGGAAAACATCGCGCTTGGCACACAAGCCATGTGGCGGGCGCGGCTCGACCGCGGCGCGGCGGTCCGGCGCATCCGCAAGCTGTCGGGCGAATTTGGCCTCGCCATCGATCCCGGCGCGATCGTTGCGGCGCTCTCCGTTGGCGAGCGGCAGCGCGTCGAGATCCTAAAGGCGCTTTACCGCGACGCTCGCATCCTGATCCTCGACGAACCGACTGCGGTGCTGACGCCGGCCGAAACCGATGCGCTGTTTCGCACGCTGAAGCTCCTCGTTGCGCAGGGCCTGTCGATCATCTTCATCTCCCACAAGCTGCAGGAGGTGATGGCCGCCAGCGACCGTGTGCTGGTGCTTCGCGCCGGCCGGCTGGTTGGCGAAAGGCGCACCGCCGAAACCAGCCGCTCCGAACTGGCGGCGCTGATGGTCGGGCAGGAGATCGCGCCGGCCACTGTCGCTCCGTCAACGGCAGGTCCGCCTTTGCTGGAACTGGCCAACATCTCGACGCGCGCGGGCAGCGGCGGTGCTGCCCTCGACGGAATATCGCTGACTCTCCGCAGCGGCGAGATCACCGGCCTTGCCGGCGTTTCCGGCAACGGCCAGGCGGCACTTGCAGCGCTGATTGCCGGAACCATGCAGCCACTTGCAGGCGAAATTGCCATTGGTGGTGCACCCGTCACGGAATGGTCGCCGCGGCGCGCGCTCGCCGTCGGCATCGCCCGCATTCCGGAGGACCGCCACGCCGTCGGGACGATCGGCGACATGAGCGTCACCGAGAACGTGATTTCCGAACGCTACCGCAGCGCCCGCTTCAGCCGGCTGGGTTTTCTCGACTGGCGCGCCGCCCGCGGTTTCGCCGAGGAGGTCATCGCCGACTACGACGTGAAGTGCCCCTCGCCGGAGGCGCGCATAAGGCTGCTCTCCGGCGGCAACATGCAGAAGCTTATCCTCGGCCGCGCGCTCAATCCTGAGCCGTCGGTCATCCTCGCCAACCAGCCGACGCGCGGGCTGGACGTCGGCGCTGTCTCCTATGTCCATAAGAAGCTGCTGGAGGCCCGGGCGCGCGGCGCGGCCATTCTCCTTATCTCCGAGGATCTGGAGGAGATATTGGCTCTGTCGGATCGCATCCTGGTGATGTCGAAGGGCCGGCTCTCGACACCTTCGGCGCGGGGCGAACGCAGCGTGCGGGAGTTGGGCGAACTGATGGCGGGGCATGCGGAGGCTGCGGCGTGA